A genomic stretch from Antarcticibacterium flavum includes:
- a CDS encoding glyceraldehyde-3-phosphate dehydrogenase, translated as MGFNEVYEKELSFQADRRRASVEFIKIISDLWYDKSIELVLFRNQLINRNVSDILNLHEYAGEFVQKPISIFDSVEIAQAIKDLDLPPAKLDIGKLTYEYHLEDVDYHNAKSFITGKLKDAKDYKEVTPKDVVLYGFGRIGRLLARELMTRTGKGSQLRLRAIVTRGKVDATVLEKRASLLKNDSVHGDFSGTVTIDEKNSALIINGTTVHIISANNPEDIDYTQYGIEDALIIDNTGAFRDKEELSRHLSSKGASKVLLTAPGKGVPNIVHGVNHQEYNPDESDIFSAASCTTNAIVPVLKAIEDTLGVVHGHLETIHAYTNDQNLVDNMHSKYRRGRAAGLNMVITETGAGKAVAKALPVFEGKLTSNAIRVPVPNGSLAILNLEVQKETTIDEVNEIMKKYALEGDLVEQIKYSLDNELVSTDIVGSAQPSIFDSKATIVSEDGKNTVLYVWYDNEFGYSQQVIRLAKYIAKVRRYTYY; from the coding sequence ATGGGATTTAACGAAGTTTACGAAAAGGAACTTTCTTTTCAGGCCGACCGCAGAAGAGCCTCGGTTGAATTTATTAAGATTATAAGTGACCTATGGTATGATAAATCCATAGAATTGGTTTTATTCCGAAACCAGCTAATAAACCGGAATGTTAGTGATATCTTGAATCTTCACGAATATGCCGGTGAATTTGTGCAAAAACCAATCTCAATTTTCGATTCTGTTGAGATCGCACAAGCCATAAAGGACCTGGACCTTCCTCCTGCAAAATTGGATATTGGAAAGTTGACATATGAATATCATCTTGAGGATGTAGACTATCATAATGCAAAATCCTTTATTACCGGAAAACTTAAGGATGCCAAAGACTATAAGGAGGTTACTCCTAAAGATGTGGTGCTTTACGGGTTTGGACGAATTGGAAGATTACTTGCCAGGGAATTGATGACCCGAACCGGGAAAGGAAGTCAGTTAAGATTACGGGCTATTGTGACCCGGGGAAAAGTAGACGCTACTGTTTTGGAGAAGAGAGCCTCTCTTTTAAAAAATGATTCGGTTCACGGGGATTTTTCAGGTACAGTGACTATTGATGAAAAAAATTCAGCCCTTATCATAAACGGCACTACCGTTCATATCATTTCAGCCAACAATCCTGAAGATATAGATTATACTCAATATGGTATTGAAGATGCACTTATAATCGATAACACAGGAGCCTTCCGCGATAAGGAAGAATTATCAAGGCACCTATCAAGTAAAGGTGCATCTAAAGTCCTGCTGACTGCCCCGGGGAAAGGAGTTCCAAATATAGTTCATGGGGTGAACCATCAAGAATATAATCCCGATGAATCTGACATTTTTTCAGCAGCTTCCTGCACCACCAATGCTATTGTACCTGTACTAAAAGCCATTGAGGACACACTTGGAGTTGTACACGGGCATCTTGAAACCATCCACGCCTATACAAACGACCAGAACCTGGTAGATAATATGCACAGTAAATACAGGAGGGGTCGCGCAGCAGGACTAAACATGGTGATAACAGAGACCGGGGCAGGAAAGGCGGTAGCCAAGGCATTACCGGTTTTTGAAGGAAAACTTACCTCCAATGCCATACGCGTTCCTGTTCCTAATGGTTCCCTTGCAATCCTGAATCTCGAAGTTCAAAAAGAAACCACTATAGATGAGGTGAACGAGATCATGAAAAAGTATGCCCTGGAAGGAGACCTGGTTGAGCAAATTAAATATTCCCTTGACAATGAACTGGTTTCTACAGATATAGTAGGATCTGCCCAGCCATCTATTTTTGACAGCAAGGCGACGATAGTTTCAGAAGATGGCAAGAACACCGTCCTATATGTATGGTATGACAATGAATTTGGGTATAGCCAGCAAGTTATACGCCTGGCTAAATACATCGCCAAGGTAAGACGCTATACTTATTATTAG
- a CDS encoding trypsin-like peptidase domain-containing protein, producing MKKLTTLVFVSMLGGILTLGSYKLFLEEDFVAMGNTEMMTTGTPGILPVSFEPPVYGTNADFTEAAEKTVHGVVHVKNVAIYDQPRTIWELQARGGAGGKALRGAGSGVIITPDGYIVTNNHVIAGASEIQVTLNNNKTYKAELIGTEPSADIALIKIDARDLDYLPFGNSNNIKLGEWVLAVGNPFNLTSTVTAGIVSARARDLNTNDGTPQSFIQTDAAINPGNSGGALVNINGELIGINTAITSQTGSYIGYGFAVPSNNARKIVEDILEYGNVQKGILGIRGRDLNQNISREYNLEVAQGVIVADVDSESGAAMAGIKDGDVIRQIDNVTVRKMSDLTGYIGSKRPGDIVKVNILRNGRERELDVKLTKYETYAITPIGLEVTNASKDDLKRSKVSNGVKISAALKGDKRSQALIGIIITKIDNEDVTSVADVRKILNSKDPQEPLSVTFVNREGKEQTYIWQ from the coding sequence ATGAAAAAATTAACCACACTTGTTTTTGTTTCTATGTTGGGAGGCATCCTTACTTTAGGCTCCTATAAATTGTTCCTGGAGGAAGATTTTGTTGCTATGGGTAATACCGAAATGATGACAACCGGCACCCCTGGTATCCTACCGGTTTCCTTTGAACCCCCGGTCTATGGCACAAATGCAGATTTTACTGAAGCTGCTGAAAAAACTGTTCACGGGGTTGTGCACGTAAAGAATGTAGCGATCTATGACCAGCCAAGAACAATTTGGGAACTGCAGGCCCGTGGCGGCGCGGGGGGCAAAGCCTTAAGGGGAGCAGGATCTGGGGTCATTATTACTCCAGATGGGTATATTGTGACCAATAATCACGTGATAGCCGGCGCTAGCGAAATTCAAGTTACCCTTAATAACAACAAAACCTATAAGGCAGAGCTTATAGGAACAGAACCCAGCGCAGATATTGCTTTGATAAAGATAGACGCACGGGACCTGGACTATCTACCATTTGGAAATTCCAACAACATAAAGCTTGGAGAATGGGTGCTGGCAGTAGGTAATCCTTTTAACCTTACCTCTACAGTAACTGCCGGGATCGTAAGTGCAAGGGCACGTGACCTTAACACCAATGACGGGACCCCGCAGTCCTTCATTCAAACAGATGCTGCCATTAACCCGGGAAACAGCGGAGGTGCCCTTGTGAATATCAATGGGGAGCTTATAGGCATCAATACAGCCATCACCTCTCAAACCGGTAGTTATATTGGGTATGGATTTGCAGTACCATCCAATAACGCCCGTAAGATCGTGGAGGACATCCTTGAATATGGGAATGTACAAAAAGGTATTCTGGGAATTCGGGGAAGGGACCTTAACCAAAACATTTCCAGGGAATATAACCTGGAAGTTGCACAGGGTGTCATTGTTGCCGATGTAGATTCTGAAAGTGGCGCTGCCATGGCAGGGATAAAGGATGGCGATGTGATTCGTCAAATTGATAATGTGACCGTTCGCAAGATGTCTGACCTTACCGGATATATAGGATCGAAGAGACCCGGAGATATTGTAAAAGTCAATATTTTGAGAAATGGCCGGGAAAGAGAGCTCGATGTGAAATTGACGAAGTATGAAACATATGCCATTACTCCAATTGGACTTGAAGTAACCAATGCTTCCAAAGATGATCTAAAAAGATCAAAAGTTTCTAATGGTGTAAAAATAAGCGCTGCATTAAAAGGTGATAAGAGATCCCAGGCCCTTATTGGAATAATCATTACGAAAATTGACAACGAGGATGTTACCAGCGTTGCCGATGTAAGAAAGATATTAAACTCAAAAGATCCACAGGAGCCATTAAGCGTAACTTTTGTAAACCGCGAAGGCAAGGAACAAACATATATATGGCAATAA
- the dapF gene encoding diaminopimelate epimerase, with amino-acid sequence MTINFYKFHGTGNDFIMVDNRDNAFSKNDTILINRLCHRRFGIGADGLILLENPENEKEDFRMVYFNADGNQSSMCGNGGRCLVAFAKYLGIIEDKAGFTAIDGFHLATVENDIVSLKMQDVEVKGLNEDALFLDTGSPHHIIFTEEVGDMKVRELGAKIRYSAVYEKQGGTNVNFVQQEENNTFLVRTYERGVEDETYSCGTGVTAVALAAHATGKSSNNEIDLKTPGGLLKVSFEKQGDHYRNIWLRGPAQFVFKGEIDANTKG; translated from the coding sequence ATGACAATAAATTTTTACAAATTCCACGGGACGGGAAATGACTTTATTATGGTTGATAACCGTGATAATGCATTCTCCAAAAATGATACCATTCTCATTAACAGGTTATGCCACAGAAGATTTGGCATAGGAGCAGATGGTTTGATACTGCTGGAAAATCCTGAAAATGAAAAGGAAGATTTCAGGATGGTATATTTTAATGCAGATGGTAACCAGAGTAGCATGTGCGGCAATGGGGGCCGTTGCCTGGTGGCATTTGCAAAATACCTTGGAATTATTGAGGATAAGGCAGGTTTCACCGCAATAGATGGTTTTCATCTCGCCACAGTCGAAAATGACATTGTAAGCCTTAAGATGCAGGATGTGGAGGTGAAGGGCCTCAATGAGGACGCTCTATTCCTGGACACGGGCTCTCCCCACCATATTATTTTTACAGAAGAAGTAGGGGACATGAAGGTAAGGGAGCTTGGAGCCAAAATTAGATATTCAGCTGTATATGAAAAACAGGGTGGCACTAATGTTAATTTCGTGCAACAGGAGGAAAACAATACTTTTCTTGTGCGAACTTATGAGAGAGGTGTGGAGGATGAAACCTATTCCTGCGGGACGGGAGTCACTGCAGTAGCACTGGCGGCACATGCCACGGGGAAATCTTCTAATAATGAAATAGACCTTAAGACCCCGGGAGGGTTATTAAAGGTGAGTTTTGAAAAGCAGGGTGATCATTACAGGAATATATGGCTTCGAGGCCCTGCCCAATTTGTATTTAAAGGAGAGATAGATGCCAACACTAAAGGGTAA